The proteins below come from a single Oscillospiraceae bacterium genomic window:
- a CDS encoding GNAT family N-acetyltransferase, which translates to MKHCGTQELETQRLVLRRLSMDDSEMMYNNWASDKQVTQYLRWNAHHSWGETAETLNEWEKHYDDPAFYQWGITDRHTGVLFGSISLFPAPALKTGWHLNTERLGPAWEVGYALGRKWWNKGYATEALCTVRDYWFDTVGADWLAAVHANENIASSAVLQKAGFVYDHDVTDRKFDGTPVPCRAYHLLKEEL; encoded by the coding sequence ATGAAGCATTGCGGCACACAGGAATTGGAGACGCAGCGCCTTGTTCTGCGGCGGCTCTCCATGGATGACAGCGAAATGATGTACAACAACTGGGCCAGCGACAAGCAGGTCACGCAGTACCTGCGCTGGAACGCCCACCACAGCTGGGGTGAGACCGCCGAGACGCTGAACGAGTGGGAAAAGCACTACGATGACCCCGCCTTTTACCAGTGGGGCATCACCGACCGGCACACCGGCGTGCTGTTCGGCTCGATCAGCCTTTTCCCCGCGCCGGCGCTCAAGACCGGCTGGCACCTGAATACGGAGCGGCTTGGCCCTGCGTGGGAGGTCGGCTACGCGCTCGGCCGCAAATGGTGGAATAAAGGCTATGCAACTGAGGCACTCTGTACCGTGCGGGACTACTGGTTTGACACGGTGGGCGCCGACTGGCTGGCCGCCGTCCACGCCAACGAGAATATTGCCAGCAGCGCCGTGCTGCAAAAGGCAGGCTTTGTCTACGACCATGATGTGACCGACCGCAAGTTTGACGGCACCCCGGTTCCCTGCCGCGCCTACCACCTGCTGAAAGAGGAATTATGA
- a CDS encoding IS110 family transposase, translated as MLAVGIDISKSKSVAAILNQDGSMHTSPFEFHHTQPELDAFIKYILNSKQSATILMENTGHYHYPVLKALQEAGLPVCMVNAYQIKKFGDMDLRKAKTDKKDAVRIARYALEKSYSLVPYTSMEQKYEDLKFLARQYNQRMLTLKTNKVFLLNLLDETMPGITNILPLTTRTPETSLSVLFINRFKSYDRIKKMGKSRFLDAFEKIARKSRNRQTKTYGLAIYEAALRNITTRGENEYTLAAQNQCLELVCESQKATDSIILKMQTLAETLPEYAVLRSMAGVGDRLGPLILAEIGDIRRFHSGKALNAYAGNDAPPYQSGTFESHNRHISKRGNAALRKYCFEVMQALKLTRPQDDPVYLFLLKKEQEGKPYNVAKMAGVNKFLRIYYARAMETLKQQ; from the coding sequence ATGCTCGCAGTAGGAATCGATATTTCCAAGTCAAAAAGTGTAGCAGCCATCTTAAACCAAGACGGATCAATGCACACAAGTCCTTTTGAGTTCCACCATACGCAGCCCGAACTAGACGCTTTCATTAAGTATATTTTGAATAGCAAGCAATCTGCAACCATCTTAATGGAAAATACCGGGCATTACCATTATCCTGTTCTGAAAGCGTTGCAGGAAGCCGGGCTCCCTGTTTGTATGGTTAATGCCTATCAAATCAAGAAATTCGGAGACATGGATCTTCGCAAGGCCAAAACAGACAAGAAAGATGCAGTGCGGATTGCCAGATATGCATTGGAAAAGAGTTATTCTCTGGTTCCATATACATCTATGGAGCAGAAATACGAAGATTTGAAATTTTTGGCACGACAGTATAATCAGCGAATGCTTACCCTTAAAACCAACAAAGTATTTCTACTTAATCTATTGGATGAAACGATGCCTGGCATAACCAACATTCTGCCTCTAACGACCAGAACGCCAGAAACCAGTCTTTCCGTTCTCTTTATCAATCGTTTTAAATCCTACGATCGTATAAAGAAAATGGGAAAAAGTCGTTTCCTTGACGCATTTGAAAAAATCGCAAGAAAATCTCGAAATCGCCAAACCAAAACATATGGGTTGGCAATTTACGAAGCTGCATTACGCAATATCACAACAAGGGGAGAAAACGAATACACTCTTGCGGCTCAAAATCAATGTCTTGAACTTGTCTGTGAATCACAAAAGGCCACTGATTCAATTATTCTAAAAATGCAAACATTAGCTGAAACGTTGCCCGAATACGCTGTTCTGCGCTCTATGGCTGGTGTTGGGGATCGACTCGGTCCCCTTATCCTTGCTGAAATTGGAGATATCCGCCGCTTTCACAGTGGAAAAGCACTCAACGCTTATGCTGGTAACGATGCGCCTCCATATCAGTCTGGAACATTTGAGAGCCACAATCGCCACATATCAAAACGTGGGAATGCGGCTCTCAGAAAGTATTGCTTTGAGGTTATGCAGGCACTCAAACTTACACGACCTCAAGATGACCCTGTCTACCTTTTTCTGCTCAAAAAGGAACAGGAAGGGAAACCGTATAACGTAGCTAAAATGGCCGGAGTCAACAAGTTTCTCCGCATCTACTACGCGAGAGCGATGGAAACGCTCAAGCAACAGTAA
- the hflX gene encoding GTPase HflX, whose translation MSDNTTELDFGTTAQKATDGEKLPVVLLALDQGRYDMTRSLDELRALADANGMDAVAEVVQKRATPEAATMLGEGKVAEARLVCQNVNAAAAIYDGELTGSQIRNLSAALQLEVLDRTMLILEIFRARATTNEGKLQTELATLRYQLPRLQGLGESLSRQGGGGGGGGGARRGAGETKLELDRRHLHHRIEHLEEKLKEMEKRRGETRRARQKNNVPVVALVGYTNVGKSSLLNALCGEQIFEADMLFATLDPTARKLVLPSGLQIILVDTVGFVSRLPHHLVEAFKSTLEEAAFADVIIKVADAGDAKATEQLAVTDEVLGSLDCESIPQLVVYNKCDMANAVAFDPDILLTSAKTGCGLPELLAKLDDVLGHRVRTIELVLPYDKLALADILRSRGSVAAEEYREDGVFYRATVKIDDLHRFEAFLV comes from the coding sequence ATGAGCGATAACACAACAGAACTTGACTTTGGCACGACCGCCCAGAAGGCCACCGACGGCGAAAAGCTGCCCGTGGTGCTGCTGGCGCTGGATCAGGGCCGCTATGATATGACCCGCAGTCTGGACGAACTGCGCGCACTGGCCGATGCCAACGGCATGGACGCCGTGGCCGAGGTCGTACAGAAGCGCGCCACGCCCGAGGCCGCCACGATGCTGGGTGAGGGCAAGGTCGCTGAGGCCCGCCTTGTCTGCCAGAATGTAAACGCGGCAGCCGCCATCTATGACGGCGAGCTGACCGGCAGCCAGATCCGCAACCTCTCTGCCGCGCTGCAGCTTGAGGTACTGGACCGCACGATGCTGATCCTTGAAATCTTCCGCGCCCGCGCCACCACGAACGAGGGCAAGCTGCAGACCGAGCTTGCCACACTGCGCTACCAGCTGCCGCGCCTGCAGGGGCTGGGCGAAAGCCTGAGCCGTCAGGGCGGCGGCGGCGGGGGCGGCGGCGGTGCGCGCCGCGGCGCCGGTGAGACCAAGCTGGAGCTGGACCGCCGCCACCTGCACCACCGCATTGAGCATCTGGAAGAAAAGCTGAAGGAAATGGAAAAGCGCCGGGGTGAGACCCGCCGCGCCCGCCAAAAGAACAATGTGCCCGTGGTGGCGCTGGTCGGCTACACCAATGTGGGCAAATCCAGCCTGCTGAACGCCCTGTGCGGTGAGCAGATCTTTGAGGCCGACATGCTGTTTGCCACGCTGGACCCCACCGCCCGCAAGCTGGTGCTGCCCAGCGGCCTGCAGATCATTCTGGTGGACACGGTCGGCTTTGTCAGTCGGCTGCCGCACCATCTGGTCGAGGCGTTCAAATCCACGCTGGAGGAGGCCGCCTTTGCCGATGTCATCATCAAGGTGGCCGACGCGGGCGATGCCAAGGCCACCGAGCAGCTGGCCGTGACCGATGAGGTTCTGGGCAGCCTTGACTGCGAGAGCATCCCCCAGCTGGTGGTCTACAACAAATGCGATATGGCGAACGCCGTTGCGTTTGACCCGGACATTCTGCTGACGAGCGCCAAGACCGGCTGCGGCCTGCCTGAGCTTTTGGCCAAGCTGGATGATGTGCTGGGCCATCGTGTGCGCACGATCGAGCTGGTGCTGCCCTATGACAAGCTGGCGCTGGCTGACATTTTGCGCAGCCGCGGCAGCGTAGCGGCGGAGGAATACCGCGAGGACGGCGTTTTTTACCGCGCCACCGTGAAAATTGACGACCTGCACCGGTTTGAGGCGTTTTTGGTATGA